In a single window of the Elaeis guineensis isolate ETL-2024a chromosome 4, EG11, whole genome shotgun sequence genome:
- the LOC105043521 gene encoding LOW QUALITY PROTEIN: photosystem II reaction center proteins PsbY, chloroplastic (The sequence of the model RefSeq protein was modified relative to this genomic sequence to represent the inferred CDS: inserted 7 bases in 4 codons; deleted 1 base in 1 codon; substituted 1 base at 1 genomic stop codon) — translation MPLDISGPTCPRPHRSSRIPHHPETPLVQLQHHLLLTPLKVPLQQPPPRHQGQPSSMATIATMAMLHAKCSXSTHRQHFNPSKPTLTKPISLISLQNLPKGSXILKPPTTPGPSSFTATAHCGALFSIXAAPMRLCAHRLPTSAEGDNRGLALLIPIIRQSLGLYNIFQXGAHQLSRMRKREGESSWGLGLGGGLAAAGLVSTPGASLXRVMMIADVSSSSDSRGLLVLFVVAPAILWVLYNILQPALNQINRMRSG, via the exons ATGCCATTGGACATCTCTGGTCCAACTTGTCCACGACCGCACCGTTCCTCCAGAATTCCTCATCATCCAGAAACACCCTTGGTACAACTCCAACACCATCTCCTTCTTACGCCGCTCAAAGTTCCTCTTCAACAACCACCACCTCGTCACCAGGGACAGCCTTCTTCTATGGCAACCATAGCAACCATGGCCATGCTTCATGCCAAGTGCT GATCAACTCACCGCCAACACTTCAACCCTTCAAAGCCAACACTGACAAAGCCCATATCCCTCATCTCACTTCAAAACCTCCCCAAGGGATC CATCCTCAAACCACCAACAACTCCAGGTCCTTCGTCCTTCACCGCCACCGCTCATTGCGGAGCCTTGTTTTCCATCTGAGCAGCTCCGATGCGGCTTTGCGCGCACAGATTGCCGACATCGGCCGAGGGTGACAACCGAGGTCTCGCCCTTCTGATTCCTATAATCCGGCAATCTTTGGGTCTCTACAACATCTTCCA CGGCGCTCACCAGCTTAGTAGAATGAGGAAGCGAGAGGGGGAGTCATCTTGGGGGCTCGGGCTCGGCGGGGGGCTCGCAGCGGCCGGGTTGGTGTCGACACCCGGTGCATCGCT GCGAGTCATGATGATCGCCGATGTCTCTTCTTCGAGTGATAGCAGGGGGTTGCTTGTGTTGTTTGTGGTGGCTCCG GCCATTCTCTGGGTCCTCTACAACATCCTCCAGCCAGCGCTGAACCAGATCAATAGGATGAGGTCTGGGTGA